From the genome of Leptodactylus fuscus isolate aLepFus1 chromosome 1, aLepFus1.hap2, whole genome shotgun sequence, one region includes:
- the LOC142200625 gene encoding uncharacterized protein LOC142200625, protein MGLSSSIIEIIACCVLIFVSLLGNAILIYCTWKCITRRLPTSFALIFSLAFAHVVKNIVINAINIIFNAGLTPNSHVCKIGLFTASLTTKLEIWFTFYMAVFYCVKLNRVVHPLRTPPNGKWRKHHLIAVVVLWVTGIAICCPYLVFGNNVQSNAVLNDTAPFHHSLLHDECKLEFPDTAVEFYYHQIFMVITDVAPLVVLVLVSFRIIILFYEQKKATYGNIWIGHDPSETEVLRASKVIVLLMVLVTALWVTHFVLVYLLKYIRSWYLTSTLLVVLFSGYSSISPYLLMLINYRISLQIRSLSSFCCANSKPKTLPTSGQKTIPEVPATED, encoded by the coding sequence ATGGGACTTTCGTCAAGTATCATTGAGATTATTGCCTGCTGTGTCCTAATCTTTGTAAGTTTACTGGGAAATGCCATATTGATTTATTGCACATGGAAGTGCATTACAAGACGCCTGCCGACATCATTTGCCCTCATTTTCAGCCTTGCATTTGCTCACGTAGTGAAGAATATTGTGATCAATGCTATAAATATTATCTTCAATGCTGGACTGACCCCTAATTCTCATGTCTGCAAAATTGGATTGTTTACGGCATCACTAACTACTAAACTGGAGATCTGGTTTACTTTTTACATGGCTGTATTCTACTGTGTGAAGCTCAATCGAGTTGTCCATCCTCTGAGGACACCACCTAATGGCAAATGGCGCAAGCACCATCTTATAGCTGTGGTTGTCTTGTGGGTCACAGGAATTGCAATCTGTTGCCCCTATCTGGTTTTTGGGAATAACGTGCAAAGTAACGCTGTGCTCAATGATACTGCCCCCTTCCATCACAGCTTACTTCATGATGAATGTAAATTGGAATTTCCTGATACTGCAGTTGAATTTTATTATCATCAGATCTTCATGGTCATCACCGATGTAGCTCCGCTAGTGGTTTTAGTTCTGGTCAGTTTTCGTATCATCATTCTTTTTTATGAGCAAAAAAAGGCAACTTATGGCAATATCTGGATTGGGCATGACCCTTCAGAGACTGAGGTCTTGAGGGCATCTAAAGTGATTGTACTGTTAATGGTCCTTGTCACTGCCCTGTGGGTTACCCACTTCGTACTTGTCTATCTATTGAAGTACATAAGGTCCTGGTATTTAACCTCAACCCTGCTGGTGGTGCTGTTTTCTGGATACTCCAGCATTAGCCCTTACTTACTTATGCTTATTAACTACAGAATCAGTTTACAGATTAGGTCACTGAGCTCCTTCTGCTGTGCAAACAGTAAACCCAAGACCTTACCTACCAGCGGTCAAAAGACAATACCTGAAGTCCCAGCCACTGAAGACTGA